A single genomic interval of Helicoverpa zea isolate HzStark_Cry1AcR chromosome 19, ilHelZeax1.1, whole genome shotgun sequence harbors:
- the LOC124639400 gene encoding uncharacterized protein LOC124639400 isoform X2: MQQKAPGVPSNLKLQHPHTASSQILRSKNFTANFFKTTFSYRSKAVTPTSSSTVEKTIKIGSAETKPVTRNRPRTVPLADTTNKVKVKRTLDRSKSTGPYIDSLAVEPERPLRNKLTTPDPGGPKPIKESGKKNESKSSNVILQIVKKSAKTSAPKLPVTSNDSILPPTLRPKTDKNLKLTKNINNNDVWTNPNDIKAPQRKVPPVPVRGPSQGKQESTLKGAPSVSSLDSKHHKVAPSRDKALKIFGSKEKLHKAHKKKDLGNNNAVLEDPELREGLEYEDGQVGVHAYGSAEELGSVDGRGSQECVSLPVTLNADHMPGFQEVELRPRVPSEASLASGVREIESLRRELEATVMERAQLQARVEELLEKVTEADRLRGELERMKSMEAERSAALERLADENGALRARLRGVAHSPLSDSEKRQLLLAPAPRRMHSSAPASIALANGEGDSGEASTPEWDKHSSSSLSEVSVACLQDRILQMEEHHYSTSEELQATLAELADLQTQLADAHADNERLADEKQVLLESLCRQTEKLEDSRTKVDTLQELLLREGVEPETLVSGDADQQLFAVLKLSQEERRHLLTKQEQLEAELNQTKTALEEKTKENETLAERIRVLEASVERAESERMRCEHEADSAQELAATRQHQIATLTDLLDAAKAKLEERAGVAEGAAEAEAAAAAARRDAEAAAARALALAERLAHAQRQLDRAHSDARKMHDDAMVSRNNAKSTISELEFQIEQLRQEKTAMQGEMKTLQENAEEMQIQVQMASDEKLSLMSRAGEALARVAELERQLQDARARHAQLTRDRERDEAEWKQFQSDLLMTVRVANDFKTEAQRELERLVSENKVARDRIRLLEDQMHSLKGVDRSESMDSVYSDENILDSKESLSQTSDDMSPSKEVFKSIRTRYLSRVHSVSELPTKDVSLIDQAFFRSNNSIEDKTDVNDLLKDQFKIAIENVTTDETNDDDSPKTPSDEYPTRVLAETVLPPFKSKELKRQDAIDLCRDINESPQAVSELPVKPPRFKYLKSDSAFAPIPRQRTIFSTNLVGTFNGKPKAYSMDNLNTNEEYKEALNEATSIDLLTANTQSETSLFTEGSDSVFLSPFEKNNNKVKSIFETNNDVKKDVPVVKAEELLPFPYPDDIKKEPVVDLIQPKKELLRDIPIDDNVERQLKMVNEELKLTFKAAIGRIIGNNRIKKRASMCTKLLSENQNTSEPDSKNTDTTDNSNNIAPPSLPKLLENEQKAKPDIKITDVDTKDDNSALTSNVNIPSPVQESSSPFTEAVKDVPPPEPTSEVPIDDNVSYRLTINTTDLGDDTPKTVPVQTSSSDSSLNTKRTANTFRTFLAPIKLSNGNISQTSPIIISPVLIQPVFFKPLATQETPVEQKQEAKKGTVYYSDIDQVAVNKDDKVKDETSSEENTKKKPLYQKNVKAKPLPFLSWKTFGSNDNLPENETASSKASKPKPSPIEISKNVNTFSKSPIPPLEPVKTKGVAPKVPTKPSVPSPGVGKLSKSPQWLQDNKYYQPVESVPFVINTSQSVTPKPVESRKEPTTTIANDLPQPAPRRYSETQENVYEEIGPAISDITKDENIADDEKISNKRQSSSEDFESVPREELLKVPRRIKKPKTNERLMKSKSLDFAEPTDAVKEMSSITKSIISLSKAPSAKDLLKKPTGAVVDIVQSIEKAPTDVVAPRKLSLQHPTSPSIDTNTGSLPREKPYWRTLEHKRLSHPLRSLKDPPPRRPLPIPPRTEETPPPPPLLTSASLQDIMATAASHRRTKGVSRQDSRLSVKSLIESIENAAKAAKQQSPATTPVGEWPQQTTVGVTTTSTSIKNGIADATAATNGMGGSAFSSKPPAARGARPSPIANEAAQANMPDEQRALHSLQQKAIESFVRRNSYGDICERKDPLNALQVKNGGSKRNALLKWCQQKTLGYNNIDITNFSSSWNDGMAICALLHSYLGDSRIAYSTLSPHDKRTNFSVAFAAAESVGIPTTLNIQDMIQQERPDWQQVMAYVTSIYKHFET, from the exons ATGCAGCAGAAGGCGCCCGGGGTGCCTAGTAACTTAAAACTCCA ACATCCACACACCGCTTCGTCGCAAATTTTGCGTAGCAAGAACTTTACGGCGAATTTCTTCAAAACAACATTTAGCTACCGCAGCAAGGCGGTTACGCCTACATCTTCCAGTACTGTCGAGAAAACTATCAAAATAGGCAGCGCGGAGACTAAGCCTGTAACTAGAAACAGGCCTAGGACAG TGCCTTTGGCCGATACGACAaataaagttaaagtcaaaaggACTTTAGATCGAAGCAAGTCTACTGGCCCGTACATTGATAGTCTGGCCGTCGAACCTGAACGACCCCTCAGGAACAAACTCACGACACCTGATCCAGGTGGACCGAAACCCATCAAAGAAAGTGGAAAAAAGAACGAATCCAAAAGTTCTAATGTGATATtacaaattgtgaaaaagtcTGCCAAAACATCAGCACCCAAGCTACCAGTAACATCAAATGACAGTATCCTACCGCCGACTTTGAGACCGAAAACCGACAAAAACTTGAAACTtacgaaaaatattaataataacgaTGTTTGGACAAATCCCAATGACATCAAAGCTCCTCAAAGGAAGGTTCCACCAGTGCCTGTAAG AGGGCCAAGTCAGGGGAAACAGGAGTCTACTCTAAAAGGGGCTCCGTCAGTTTCGAGCCTCGACTCGAAGCACCACAAAGTTGCACCATCACGCGACAAAGCATTGAAAATCTTTGGGTCGAAGGAGAAGTTACATAAAGCTCATAAGAAGAAGGACTTGGGGAATAATAATGCAGTTTTAGAAGACCCTGAGCTAAGGGAAGGTTTGGAGTATGAAGATGGACAGGTTGGAGTGCACGCGTATGGCAGTGCAGAGGAGCTGGGGTCGGTAGACGGGCGAGGCTCGCAGGAGTGCGTCAGTCTGCCCGTCACTCTGAATGCCGATCACATGCCCGGCTTCCAGGAAGTGGAGCTCAGGCCTAGAGTACCATCTGAG GCGTCGTTGGCATCCGGGGTCCGGGAGATTGAATCACTAAGGAGAGAGCTGGAAGCTACAGTGATGGAGCGAGCACAGCTGCAGGCCAGGGTTGAGGAGCTGTTGGAGAAGGTGACAGAAGCCGACCGGCTTCGAGGGGAATTGGAAAGGATGAAG AGCATGGAAGCGGAGCGGTCGGCGGCGCTGGAGCGGCTGGCGGACGAGAACGGCGCGTTGCGCGCGCGGCTGCGCGGCGTCGCGCACTCGCCGCTCTCCGACAGCGAGAAGCGGCAGCTGCTGctcgcgcccgcgccgcgccgcatGCACTCCTCCGCGCCCGCCTCCATTGCGCTCGCTAAT GGTGAAGGCGACAGCGGTGAAGCCAGCACTCCGGAGTGGGACAAGCACTCGTCGTCGTCTCTGAGCGAGGTGTCGGTCGCGTGCCTGCAGGACCGCATCCTGCAGATGGAAGAGCACCATTATAG TACAAGCGAAGAACTGCAAGCAACACTAGCGGAACTGGCAGATCTTCAGACACAGCTGGCTGATGCTCACGCAGACAACGAGAGGCTGGCTGATGAGAAGCAAGTGCTGCTCGAGTCGCTCTGCCGACAGACTGAGAAGCTTGAGGATAGTCGCACTAAG GTGGACACATTACAAGAGCTGCTACTTCGCGAAGGTGTGGAACCAGAGACGTTAGTTTCTGGAGATGCCGACCAGCAGTTATTTGCTGTCCTCAAg TTATCTCAAGAAGAGCGCAGACATCTGTTGACAAAACAGGAGCAGTTGGAAGCTGAGCTCAACCAAACGAAGACTGCCTTGGAAGAAAAGACCAAAGAAAACGAGACATTGGCTGAGAGAATACG TGTGTTAGAAGCGAGCGTAGAGCGAGCAGAATCAGAGCGAATGCGATGCGAACACGAAGCGGACTCGGCACAGGAGCTCGCCGCCACTCGTCAGCATCAGATCGCCACGCTCACCGACCTGCTTGATGCTGCTAAAGCTAAG TTAGAAGAACGAGCGGGTGTAGCGGAAGGGGCAGCGGAAGCGGaagcggcggcggccgcagcgCGTCGCGAcgcggaggcggcggcggcgcgggcgctggcGCTGGCAGAGAGGCTGGCGCATGCGCAGCGACAGCTAGACAGAGCTCACTCCGATGCTAGGAAGATGCATGATGATGCTATG GTGTCGCGAAACAACGCGAAGTCCACGATATCGGAGCTGGAATTCCAGATTGAACAGCTGCGACAGGAGAAGACCGCCATGCAGGGGGAGATGAAGACCTTACAGGAAAACGCTGAAGAGATGCAGATacag GTGCAGATGGCATCAGACGAGAAGCTATCGCTGATGTCCCGCGCGGGCGAGGCGCTGGCGCGAGTGGCGGAGCTCGAGCGACAGCTGCAGGACGCCCGGGCACGACATGCCCAGCTCACACGGGACCGCGAGAGAGAT GAAGCTGAATGGAAGCAATTCCAAAGCGATCTTCTCATGACGGTCCGTGTAGCCAACGACTTCAAAACCGAAGCCCAACGCGAACTAGAAAGATTAGTCTCCGAGAACAAAGTCGCCAGAGACAGGATACGACTTCTAGAAGACCAGATGCACTCCCTCAAAG GTGTTGACAGGTCCGAATCTATGGATAGCGTATATTCAGATGAAAATATATTAGACTCCAAGGAATCTCTCTCGCAAACGAGCGATGATATGAGTCCATCTAAAGAGGTATTCAAGAGTATAAGAACTAGATACCTGTCTAGAGTGCATAGTGTTTCTGAACTGCCAACGAAAGACGTCAGTTTGATAGACCAAGCATTCTTCAGGTCTAATAATTCCATAGAAGACAAAACCGATGTTAACGACTTGTTAAAAGACCAATTTAAAATTGCAATCGAAAATGTCACCACAGACGAGACGAATGACGACGATAGCCCGAAAACACCTTCAGATGAGTACCCGACTAGAGTGTTGGCTGAAACTGTCTTACCTCCTTTTAAATCTAAGGAGTTGAAAAGACAAGATGCAATCGATCTTTGTCGAGATATAAATGAAAGTCCGCAAGCTGTATCAGAATTGCCAGTGAAGCCACCCAGATTTAAGTACTTGAAGTCAGATTCTGCTTTTGCTCCAATACCGAGGCAACGCACAATTTTTAGCACAAATCTGGTAGGAACTTTTAATGGCAAACCGAAGGCTTACAGTATGGATAATCTTAATACCAACGAAGAGTATAAGGAGGCTTTAAACGAAGCTACAAGTATAGATTTACTTACTGCAAACACTCAAAGTGAAACGTCTCTTTTCACAGAAGGATCTGACAGTGTATTCCTTTCACcttttgagaaaaataataacaaagtcaAATCTATATTCGAAACTAATAATGATGTGAAAAAAGATGTGCCTGTTGTCAAAGCCGAAGAATTACTCCCCTTCCCATATCCTGATGATATTAAGAAAGAACCAGTCGTTGATTTGATACAGCCTAAAAAGGAACTATTGAGAGATATTCCCATTGATGATAATGTTGAAAGACAACTAAAAATGGTGAATGAAGAACTTAAACTCACGTTTAAGGCTGCCATAGGTAGAATAATTGGCAATAACAGAATCAAGAAAAGAGCATCAATGTGTACAAAACTTTTAAGCGAGAACCAGAATACATCTGAACCGGATTCTAAAAATACAGATACTACTGATAACAGCAATAACATTGCTCCACCAAGCTTACCGAAATTACTAGAAAACGAGCAGAAAGCTAAGCCTGACATAAAAATAACAGATGTAGATACCAAAGACGATAACAGTGCACTAACTTCTAATGTAAATATACCCAGTCCAGTACAGGAAAGTAGCAGTCCTTTTACAGAAGCTGTAAAAGATGTTCCTCCTCCTGAACCTACATCAGAGGTTCCTATAGATGATAATGTAAGCTATCGTTTAACGATAAACACTACAGACTTAGGTGACGATACACCAAAGACAGTACCAGTGCAAACAAGTTCAAGTGATAGTAGCCTTAATACTAAAAGGACTGCCAATACTTTCAGAACTTTCTTAGCGcctataaaattaagtaacGGAAATATTTCACAGACGTCTCCAATTATAATAAGTCCAGTACTAATACAGCCCGTGTTTTTCAAACCTCTTGCAACTCAAGAGACGCCGGTGGAACAAAAACAAGAGGCTAAAAAAGGAACGGTATATTACAGTGATATTGATCAAGTTGCTGTTAATAAAGATGATAAAGTTAAAGATGAGACATCTAGCGAAGAGAATACTAAAAAGAAACCTCTTTACCAAAAGAATGTTAAAGCAAAACCATTACCTTTCCTATCGTGGAAAACCTTTGGGTCTAACGATAACTTGCCAGAAAACGAGACAGCATCCTCCAAAGCGAGTAAACCTAAACCCTCACCAATAGAAATATCAAAAAATGTTAATACTTTTTCAAAATCACCTATACCGCCATTAGAACCAGTAAAAACAAAAGGCGTTGCTCCAAAAGTTCCAACAAAACCGTCAGTCCCTAGCCCAGGAGTTGGCAAGTTATCTAAGAGCCCTCAATGGTTGCAAGACAACAAATATTATCAGCCCGTAGAAAGTGTGCCCTTTGTTATAAACACATCTCAATCCGTAACACCCAAACCAGTAGAAAGCAGGAAAGAACCTACTACTACAATAGCAAACGATTTACCACAACCTGCACCAAGAAGATATTCAGAAACCCAAGAAAATGTCTATGAAGAAATAGGTCCAGCGATCTCCGATATAACCAAAGATGAAAACATAGCGGATGATGAAAAGATTTCCAATAAAAGACAGTCGTCAAGCGAGGATTTTGAGTCGGTTCCTAGAGAAGAGCTTTTAAAAGTACCCAGAAGAATTAAGaaaccaaaaacaaatgaacggtTAATGAAGTCTAAATCGCTGGACTTTGCTGAGCCCACAGACGCTGTGAAAGAGATGTCCAGCATTACCAAATCGATAATATCGTTGTCAAAAGCGCCGAGCGCGAAAGATTTGCTAAAGAAACCTACAGGAGCTGTTGTAGATATAGTGCAAAGTATAGAAAAGGCACCTACTGATGTAGTTGCACCGAGGAAATTATCACTGCAACATCCAACGTCTCCAAGTATAGATACTAATACAGGTTCCTTGCCAAGAGAAAAGCCATATTGGAGGACTTTAGAACACAAACGGTTGTCGCACCCTCTGAGATCGCTCAAAGATCCTCCTCCTAGAAGACCGCTAC CCATACCACCACGGACAGAGGAGACTCCGCCCCCGCCGCCGCTGTTGACCAGCGCGTCGTTACAGGACATCATGGCCACCGCAGCTTCACATAGAAGGACCAAAG GTGTAAGCCGACAAGACTCGCGTCTCTCAGTGAAGTCCCTTATCGAAAGTATAGAGAACGCGGCGAAGGCAGCTAAGCAACAGTCGCCTGCCACCACGCCAGTGGGAGAATGGCCACAG CAAACAACAGTAGGTGTAACAACAACATCGACGTCCATTAAGAACGGTATAGCCGATGCCACAGCGGCTACCAACGGCATGGGCGGCTCCGCGTTCTCGTCCAAGCCGCCCGCGGCAAGGGGCGCTAGGCCTTCGCCCATTGCTAATG